ACTCAAGTTCTAactgcaggaaaaaaaaattaagccaCAGATAAGGGGTTATACCTTTCCTAGAGCCCAATCAGCAGAATCAAAATAGGCCCGTTCATGATCCTATAATTACAAAGATCAATTTCATTACTGAGAACAACTGTTGTTTATGTACATATCTGACACTGACTGTTTCACTACGGGATGAGGTACACAAATTCAGACCTTTGAGATAAGTGGTGTCTTTTTGGGGATCAATCCTCCAAATTTCTTCTTGATTGCTTGTTCCTGCATATAGGAGAATATGTTTGTGTTCACACAATTAACTCATCGTGTTAGTTACTGGGAGGCGTTGCTGGTTGCTCCCATTAACTAGACTGGCTTAATGACCATAGTCCAGAAAATAACCTGTTGCTGAACCGATGGCATGGAATTATCTGCACTTTGGTCCATAGGCTCGGAATTTCCAACAAGATCATGCCCAGTAGCATTGGTGTCTTTCATCTCCGACATGATgctaaaaagaaaatgcattgATGTGAATTATACGACATGAAAATATACTTTTAAGGCATAAACTATTTTAGCAATATAACTCGAGATAAAAAACAACACCAGAAGTTGACAGAAGCTACTATCGTCTGAGCTAGTTTAATTATCCataataaaaaagaaatctgTGTCTGTTCACACCTTTATACACTGTAATCATTGCGCAAATTCTAGGTGCTTAACCACTTTAGGATACTATTTTGAAGTTTCCGCTCTATAGAGAGATCACTTGACATGGGTGAATCTTAACAGTTCACTTGAATTGACAGAATACACTTCCCATGTTTGCATTGTCATTAGGTCTGCTAGATTTTACATATTTCAGAAGACGTGGATACTACTATAAATGAAGAAGATGCAAAGGCTTATAAGGAATATGCATTTGTGCCTTAGTCTATGGAACAGGCTGTTTTGGATCTTAAACTAATCAAGTTTCTTTCATTACTAAATTCAATCACATTTTTTCACGACGTAGGCTTTGAAGTCTTGATAATAGGGTAAAGTGCAACCCATCGCCTGTATTAACACATCCACATTCCACAACCTCGCCGATTAAGAAAGTTTCAAGCACATGTGAACTCAACAAGAACTTGTCATCACAATCAGAGACCATAAACATCTGTTGAATCCATAACTTGATGGAGGTTCCACACAGCTCTGTTCATTCATACTGCATTAGATTCAATTGTTTAATAAAAATGAGCAAAAGTTAACCTGGCATCATAGTGTTCCACAGAACAATACTCATATCCTCATTCAAAGCCCAAGAATAACAAGCAAGGAGAAATGGGAATACTGATTACTAACTTGGGGACTTGGGGTGCTTGCTTATCTTGATAAGCAAGAATAAACCCGGCACAGGTCTTCAAAATGCTAATACCTCCTAGTCTCCTACCATGGTTCTAGATACAGGAATTAAACAGTAGCTTAATCACCTTGGCATCATAATGTTCTACAGAACAATTGTCATATCCTCATTCAAAGCCCAAGAATACCAAGCAAGGAGAAATGGGAATACTGATTACTAACTTGGGGACTTGCGGGTGCTTGCTTATCTTGCTATACAAATTTGAATGATAGTTTGTCCCTAAATGTCAGGAAAATCACACTATCCTAGTAGATCCACTTCCAGCAGATGCCTGCAATCTGTTCAATTATATGACAACCCAAAATGCTATTATAAACTACACAATCCTCGGCAACTAAAAATCTTAAAGGTTGTTCCAATCCTTGTTCATGTTTGTCGATACACTCACGGTCCATGCTACTTCACTAGCCTGTCTGCTCAGCAATCGGTTATCCATTTAGAACATAAACACAGTAAAAGAAGAGGTATACTATACTAGCTGCTCTTCAATCGAGCAAATACAAAGCAATAAGCATGCGATCTCTTGTCTCATTTGGATCATCAGTACCTACTTCAAAGGCCAGGCAATTCTCTCTCACGCATCACAGATCCAAAACAAGTCAGCAGTAGACCAACTTGACAAGGACTGATAAAATTTATCCAAGAACTCGCCCCAAATTCGGACGAAGCAAGATCGCACTCCAATCCGTGTTGTCCTGGCTCGACCGCTTGGTCTGCCCTGGCGTGCAGCTGAACGCGATGGTGTGGAGAAGAACGAACCATACGCACACAAGCTGCTGCTCTTACCAGATCCAAAGATCGTACATGAAGCAATTCCGAGATCCAAATACCCATGCTTCAGAAGCTAAAAAATTCGTCCATTTGATAGACTCTCTTGACAAATTGAGTTAGAAAATCGGCTTGTTACCTCCCTGCAGTCCCAATCCAGTCTTCTCTCTGTTGATTTCTTGCCAGTGTTGCCACCCGGAAGAGGATTTGCTggagggagacggcgaggTGGAAGGAGCTGTTGCCTGCGGTGTGGCTTGACTGCTTGAGGAGTTGAGGTGGTCAAGATATACTCCCGCCGGCCGGTCCTGATATTCTTTTGCTATTGTCAGAAGTACTCAGGGTACGTACTCACTTTTACATTCCTGCAgaaggaatttttttcttcttctattgAAAACCCACGAGACGGAGCtattcgaaaaaaaaaattgagaacaAGGACCATTCAATCAGCCTCCTCGTTCTAAGCTGTTCCAGAAAACCGTTCTAATTATAATTTGCCAGTCGCTTGattttaagaaaaaacttaAATCCTGCAGCTGCTATTTATGCGGATAGTTATTCATTAATCATAGTTTTGTTAAGATTGTGTTTGAACATTGTCGTAGGAAAGTTAATATGGCTGCTCATGTTTTAGCTAGTCGTGCGAAGGGGATCTTGGCTATGTTTGGCATAATGATCCCCCATTTTCTCTTGGATGTAGTCACACAAGATGTATCATCATTCCCTGATTAATAAAGCCTGTCATGATGGCTtttctcaagaaaaataaaaataaatcttAGCCGACGCATTAAAACCGCTGAATTAAGATCTAGATGTCATCCTCACTCCTTTGTCTTGCTCCAACACGTCGACTTatacctaaaaaaaatcattcaaTATCtctatagcaaaaccgttacATATCTCTAGataattttcatttttctagtTCTAATCACTTTTTTAATGGCTCCTTTGGGATATGTGCTAGCGGTTAGTTTTTCTCGGTGTCTACAATACATGTGCTAGACGACATTTCACCACAGTGAAAGGATTAATTGGGGAATGAGATGTTTGAAATCAGTTCAACAACTGCTCTTTCCTCTACCAGTGGTGGCAGAACTTCGAATAAGGGAGCGTTCAGAAACGGTCCAGCTTCATGAAACTCCCTCGATCCAGCTTCCCGCAACAACTCTGGCGTCTGAATCGGAGCAGAAAACGTTCGGTACTGCTCTGAGTTCATCTGGGGCGAAAGCCCATTTTTGTCGGGCTGGCCTGCTAAGGAATACCACCCTGGGCTCGTGGTTGGTGCCTCGTGAAATAATAAAATCCCTGCAACGCGAATGATtctcaagagaaaaaaatcccCGCAATGCAAATCCCTGCCCCCAAATCATCAATTGGCCTCAAATCGATTGAAGTGCATGGAAGGAGGAATTAAATTGATTCATTCAAGAACAGGAAAGGAGGAATTGAATTGATTGGTCAGTTGGTTTGATGCGTCCGACGAGCTGCAACCGGGTGGAGGTCAGGGAAGAGGAGGTCACGGACCCCGCGGCCGGATCTGCAACCGATGGaggccggggaggaggagatcagGGACCCCGCGGCCGGATCTGCAACCGGTGGaggccggggaggaggagatcagGGACCCCGCGGCCGGATCTGCAACTGGTGGAGGCCGGGGACCTAGCGGCCGAATCTGCAACCAGAGGTGGTTAAGGACCCGGCGGTCGCACGACCGTGGGAGCAGAACAGCTGCGGCATGTTGACACCGAGGAATTGAATTGCTCCGGGTTGCAGGCAGGGGTGCGGAGAAGCTTCGGTGGTGGGAGCGCCTCGGGCGGGGGCTAGTATGGCGGCGACCGAAGCTGAGGATGGACTCGACGTTGTGCGGCGGTGGAGAGCCCTCCTGGTGTGTTGGGATGTGGCGTTGGGGTATCAACTGAACgaggggaggaagaaaagagaggagCGAATCGTTTTTCACTTGGCGGTGGCAGTTCGTCCGTAATTTCTCCCTGCTCCACGGTTTGCTGATCCGTGAATCGCCAAAAGGGTCGCTCCGCTTTTTGTACATCAAACTGGGTCAGCTTCGTAGATTTAGATTCTTGGAGCTAGCCTGTTCGGCACTGCTTCGCGTCGAATTTTTGGGAAGCTGGAAGCTGGACTTCCGAACACACCTAAGTCTCGGTGGTGGCGTTTTTTCACTTCTTTCGCTAGAGAAACAATAAGAGATGAATACATGCATACACACGCAGTGGTACAGTAGCTGGTCTCCTTGCCTCCGCCCTGTCCTACAATTCaaatgaagatatatatcacgacagatttgaaattattttgaatatTAGCCCTCAAGTTTATTGGAAAGAAAGCTTCTGGTGCTTCTGGCATAGTACTCACCATATTCAGTTCGTACACCTAACATAACCTCACCTAAGAGCAGGTTTTAAcattcctttttgaaaaaaaaaactcacctAAGAAGCTTAACTTAACCTTCTGATTATTCTTTACAGCTTGACTATGTGATTTCCATTTGAATATGGTCTAAAGACAGAACAAAATATCACATGTTTTGGCATTTCTTGTTGTCTTATCATTGGCAGATCAGCAGATAGGCCTTGTACTCGACAAATTACAACTTAGGGTAAAGTATCACCTTAGGTGATGTTAATTTGGAGTTTTAGCCGTCCCAGGGCCATCACTGGAGAAAAATGTACAGGGAAACACAATTTTGTCCCTGAAAATCTCTGGTAAATAATGTACTTCCAATTTTGGAGAAGTCAACAAATTGCTTTTGACACTTTCAGAGAGAACAACTATATTCAGTTTGCATATCCCTCCCTCCCTGTGTCTGAAATAGGCGTTGGCCAACAGGAACGCAGGAGTACAAAGGGATTTCCTCCAATCACTCTGCATCAGTCTGCTCCCCCTCCTtcgtcagcggcggcggtggcgcgtcACGGGCCAAGAACTCCTTCACGGCGGAAGGGAACGCAAGGGCTGCTCTATCCGCAGGACCTTCTCCGTCCCAGGTCCACGAAGCCTTGGCGAGCAGCAGGTGCGCCAGCCTCGCGGGCTCCCTgcacccgccgccgtcgccggggcaGTAATGCCGAATCCAGCCGTCcaccctcttcttctccctctcgCACTTGGGCCCGACCATGCCGACGACCTTCGCCATGaacccgtcgccgccgctgcaatCGCATCCGCCGCTGGCGCTCGCGTCGTCGCCAGCGCCACCAccccgtggcggcggcgacaggcCGAGGAGAGACATGAGCCGTGTGATGTCCTCCCCGCTGTCATCCTCGTCGTTGTTGGAGTCCTCTTGGGGCTCCTGCGCGCGGTCCTCGTCGTCTTTGGAGAGGGTGAGGAAGTCCAGCGCCGGCCCGCTGCCGCGGTCGGTGGCCGTGGACGTGGACGTGCCGAGGAAGAGCGGGGACGCGGTCATGGTGTccgagaacggcggcggcggcgggtcggGCTGTCGCTGAGGCTGCTCCGCCGCCAATCTGTCTTCCACCTGGGGAGGAAGGAGTAGATCGtcagaggagggaggcggcggggtgggGTTTGAGCCGTGGGCTGGGTTACCTGCTTGAGGGAGGCGAAGAAGCCGGCGTGCCGCGAGAAGGGCTGCATCGTGCCGCGGGCGGcaggagcgccgccgcggggccGAGGGAGAACCGACACGGAAAATGGCCTTGTGGGGGCGCGTTCGCTTGGGAATTTCCTAACCCTCGCGTGCCGCTGCTGTATCGTTTCGTTCAGTTTTGCAGCGTTGAACTTAGTAGGCAGTTTTTACGGTACGTTTTACTACGGCAGTTTTTACGCTGCGATCTGGTAACAGTACTGCCAACATCTGGCGTCAGTATCCAACCAGCAAATCTACCGTGATTCGGAcccattttatttttggagaCAGACAGGCAGTTGTAGGATAATGATAATTATTAATACGACACACATGGATTAATAACAAGTTCCCACTGAATGGACATCTGAAACCAACGGGCAAAACACAGACCAACAGTTGACGCACAACTCACCCAACACGCTGTTCCTCGGCTAATTTTAACACATGTTGCTGGAGCAATTCGCTCGCAGCAATATGCTGCTACTCCTCAGACCGCATCGACCACGGCCTCGGCTCAACCTCGGTAGAGGAAATCAGTAGTATGTGCAAGAACCGTAACCTGCAATACATTATTCAGAAACTCGTATATCAGAGACGCAAAATTCTGGAGAAGAGGTTTCAGTTTCAGAGAGTGTCTGCAGCACTGTGCTTACTGGGGTCGGACTGCACGATGAGGGCGGATTTCTGGAAGTCGCAGTTCCAGGGGTGCCTGCCGTAGGTGGCGTAGTAGAGGTtcatggcgacggcggcgtgcgAGACGGGGTTGTCGGGTTTGTAGCACGGGCCGCCCGGCTGGATCACGCTGCAGCTCACGTTGCCGCACGCGTAGTTGATGTTCGCTATCAGGGCCTTCTCGTCAGCTGAAGGCTTCGCCACGCACCATGTTTTCTGCGCCCATTCGAATTCGGAGCATCAGTTCATCGTCATGAGAGGTTGTTGGGGGTAAAGAATGGGGATGGTTACAGAAGAATTTAGGGGGGGGTACCTGTGCCTCGGCCAAGCGAACTGTGGTTCCTGCAGAAGAACAGAGAAATGATGCTTGTTTTTAGACAAGTTTGTGAGGGGATTCGAAGCAAAGTTACAAATCATCCTATGACGGATCCAAGGCATCGAAATGCTAAATCAAGAGCACGTATGTAGATCGCAGAATACCAATCATAGCATATCCAAAATCGGCTAGCATAGCATGAGTACATATGTGCCAGAAAGCGTGACTCAACAACCACAAGAAACggaaactgaagaaaaaaGTTTTTCTCTAGCTGCAGAACTGCTGCGTACTAAAACCGAAGA
The Brachypodium distachyon strain Bd21 chromosome 2, Brachypodium_distachyon_v3.0, whole genome shotgun sequence genome window above contains:
- the LOC100844259 gene encoding uncharacterized protein LOC100844259; this encodes MSEMKDTNATGHDLVGNSEPMDQSADNSMPSVQQQEQAIKKKFGGLIPKKTPLISKDHERAYFDSADWALGKSGQGVSKPKGPLEALRPKLQPTRQQQQRSRRTIYTSSENEDGEGASAEDMNIN
- the LOC100826430 gene encoding uncharacterized protein LOC100826430 — translated: MQPFSRHAGFFASLKQVEDRLAAEQPQRQPDPPPPPFSDTMTASPLFLGTSTSTATDRGSGPALDFLTLSKDDEDRAQEPQEDSNNDEDDSGEDITRLMSLLGLSPPPRGGGAGDDASASGGCDCSGGDGFMAKVVGMVGPKCEREKKRVDGWIRHYCPGDGGGCREPARLAHLLLAKASWTWDGEGPADRAALAFPSAVKEFLARDAPPPPLTKEGEQTDAE
- the LOC100846392 gene encoding glucan endo-1,3-beta-D-glucosidase, yielding MASGARPSPSLLLFSLGLLLLCFTSGTTVRLAEAQKTWCVAKPSADEKALIANINYACGNVSCSVIQPGGPCYKPDNPVSHAAVAMNLYYATYGRHPWNCDFQKSALIVQSDPSYGSCTYY